A genomic segment from Cricetulus griseus strain 17A/GY chromosome 8, alternate assembly CriGri-PICRH-1.0, whole genome shotgun sequence encodes:
- the Gnb3 gene encoding guanine nucleotide-binding protein G(I)/G(S)/G(T) subunit beta-3 isoform X1, with protein sequence MGEMEQLRQEAEQLKKQIADARKACADITLAELVSGLEVVGRVQMRTRRTLRGHLAKIYAMHWATDSKLLVSASQDGKLIVWDTYTTNKVHAIPLRSSWVMTCAYAPSGNFVACGGLDNMCSIYSLKSREGNVKVSRELSAHTGYLSCCRFLDDNNIVTSSGDTTCALWDIETGQQKTVFVGHTGDCMSLAVSPDYKLFISGACDASAKLWDVREGTCRQTFTGHESDINAICFFPNGEAICTGSDDASCRLFDLRADQELTAYSHESIICGITSVAFSLSGRLLFAGYDDFNCNVWDSMKCERVGILSGHDNRVSCLGVTADGMAVATGSWDSFLKIWN encoded by the exons ATGGGGGAGATGgagcagctgaggcaggaagcgGAGCAGCTCAAGAAGCAGATCGCT GATGCCAGGAAAGCCTGTGCGGACATCACCCTGGCTGAG CTTGTGTCTGGCCTAGAGGTGGTGGGACGAGTCCAGATGCGGACACGGAGGACACTAAGGGGACACCTGGCCAAGATCTATGCCATGCACTGGGCCACTGACTCTAA GCTGCTGGTAAGTGCCTCACAGGATGGGAAGCTGATCGTCTGGGACACTTACACCACCAACAAG GTGCATGCCATCCCACTGCGCTCCTCCTGGGTCATGACCTGTGCCTATGCACCCTCAGGGAACTTTGTGGCATGTGGGGGGCTGGACAACATGTGTTCCATCTACAGTCTCAAATCCCGTGAGGGCAACGTTAAGGTCAGCCGGGAACTCTCTGCTCACACAG GTTATCTCTCCTGTTGTCGCTTCCTGGATGACAACAACATTGTGACCAGCTCTGGGGACACCACGTG TGCCTTGTGGGACATTGAGACGGGGCAGCAGAAGACGGTGTTTGTGGGACACACTGGTGACTGCATGAGCCTAGCCGTGTCTCCAGACTACAAACTCTTCATTTCGGGGGCTTGTGATGCCAGCGCAAAGCTCTGGGATGTGAGGGAAGGGACCTGCCGCCAGACCTTCACTGGCCATGAGTCAGACATCAATGCTATTTGT TTCTTTCCTAATGGAGAGGCCATCTGCACTGGCTCAGATGATGCCTCCTGCCGCCTGTTTGACCTGAGGGCAGATCAGGAACTGACTGCCTATTCCCATGAGAGCATCATCTGCGGCATCACATCGGTAGCCTTCTCACTCAGTGGTCGCCTGCTCTTCGCAGGCTACGATGACTTCAACTGCAATGTCTGGGACTCTATGAAGTGCGAGCGTGTGG gCATACTCTCTGGCCATGACAACAGAGTCAGCTGCCTCGGGGTCACAGCTGATGGCATGGCTGTGGCCACTGGTTCCTGGGACAGCTTCCTCAAAATCTGGAACTAA
- the Gnb3 gene encoding guanine nucleotide-binding protein G(I)/G(S)/G(T) subunit beta-3 isoform X2, whose amino-acid sequence MTCAYAPSGNFVACGGLDNMCSIYSLKSREGNVKVSRELSAHTGYLSCCRFLDDNNIVTSSGDTTCALWDIETGQQKTVFVGHTGDCMSLAVSPDYKLFISGACDASAKLWDVREGTCRQTFTGHESDINAICFFPNGEAICTGSDDASCRLFDLRADQELTAYSHESIICGITSVAFSLSGRLLFAGYDDFNCNVWDSMKCERVGILSGHDNRVSCLGVTADGMAVATGSWDSFLKIWN is encoded by the exons ATGACCTGTGCCTATGCACCCTCAGGGAACTTTGTGGCATGTGGGGGGCTGGACAACATGTGTTCCATCTACAGTCTCAAATCCCGTGAGGGCAACGTTAAGGTCAGCCGGGAACTCTCTGCTCACACAG GTTATCTCTCCTGTTGTCGCTTCCTGGATGACAACAACATTGTGACCAGCTCTGGGGACACCACGTG TGCCTTGTGGGACATTGAGACGGGGCAGCAGAAGACGGTGTTTGTGGGACACACTGGTGACTGCATGAGCCTAGCCGTGTCTCCAGACTACAAACTCTTCATTTCGGGGGCTTGTGATGCCAGCGCAAAGCTCTGGGATGTGAGGGAAGGGACCTGCCGCCAGACCTTCACTGGCCATGAGTCAGACATCAATGCTATTTGT TTCTTTCCTAATGGAGAGGCCATCTGCACTGGCTCAGATGATGCCTCCTGCCGCCTGTTTGACCTGAGGGCAGATCAGGAACTGACTGCCTATTCCCATGAGAGCATCATCTGCGGCATCACATCGGTAGCCTTCTCACTCAGTGGTCGCCTGCTCTTCGCAGGCTACGATGACTTCAACTGCAATGTCTGGGACTCTATGAAGTGCGAGCGTGTGG gCATACTCTCTGGCCATGACAACAGAGTCAGCTGCCTCGGGGTCACAGCTGATGGCATGGCTGTGGCCACTGGTTCCTGGGACAGCTTCCTCAAAATCTGGAACTAA
- the Cdca3 gene encoding cell division cycle-associated protein 3 isoform X3: MGSTQSISGTPARPLPHNKHLARVADPRSPSAGIQRTPIQVESSPQPSLSTEELSCPKQAQDPDPRSPTLGIARTPMKISGTDPPSSLVKELSEEFETEASKSIYPTELALPQQTLLSSELDLPLDSQLSLEDQLLPWSQIELPSKQVFTKEEAKQSTELIIASQNSDKPSRDPETPQSSGSKLNRRKANSKVLGRSPLTILQDDNSPGALTLRQTP; this comes from the exons ATGGGTTCTACTCAGAGCATCTCAGGCACTCCAGCGCGGCCTCTGCCACACAACAAGCATCTGGCCCGAGTGGCAGACCCTCGTTCACCTAGTGCGGGCATCCAGCGCACTCCTATTCAG GTGGAGAGCTCTCCACAGCCAAGCCTGTCAACAGAAGAGCTGAGTTGTCCTAAACAAGCTCAAGACCCAGATCCTCGCTCTCCTACCCTTGGCATTGCTCGGACACCCATGAAGATCAGTGGTACAG ACCCTCCGAGTTCACTGGTGAAAGAACTGAGTGAAGAATTTGAAACCGAAGCCTCCAAGTCCATTTACCCCACAGAGCTTGCTCTGCCCCAGCAAACACTTTTATCTTCTGAACTGGACCTGCCTTTGGATTCTCAGTTATCCCTTGAGGACCAGTTGCTGCCATGGAGCCAGATTGAACTCCCCTCCAAACAGGTGTTTACCAAGGAGGAGGCTAAGCAATCCACAGAACTCATAATTGCCAGCCAGAACTCAGACAAGCCCTCAAGAGATCCCGAGACTCCCCAGTCTTCAG GTTCTAAGCTCAATAGACGGAAAGCAAATAGCAAGGTACTAGGAAGATCTCCTCTCACCATCCTGCAGGACGACAACTCCCCTGGGGCCTTGACATTGCGACAG ACTCCTTAG
- the Cdca3 gene encoding cell division cycle-associated protein 3 isoform X1: MGSTQSISGTPARPLPHNKHLARVADPRSPSAGIQRTPIQVESSPQPSLSTEELSCPKQAQDPDPRSPTLGIARTPMKISGTDPPSSLVKELSEEFETEASKSIYPTELALPQQTLLSSELDLPLDSQLSLEDQLLPWSQIELPSKQVFTKEEAKQSTELIIASQNSDKPSRDPETPQSSGSKLNRRKANSKVLGRSPLTILQDDNSPGALTLRQGKRPSPLSENGKDLKEGVILGTGRLLKTGGGGGGGAWEQSQDHDKENQHFALMES, translated from the exons ATGGGTTCTACTCAGAGCATCTCAGGCACTCCAGCGCGGCCTCTGCCACACAACAAGCATCTGGCCCGAGTGGCAGACCCTCGTTCACCTAGTGCGGGCATCCAGCGCACTCCTATTCAG GTGGAGAGCTCTCCACAGCCAAGCCTGTCAACAGAAGAGCTGAGTTGTCCTAAACAAGCTCAAGACCCAGATCCTCGCTCTCCTACCCTTGGCATTGCTCGGACACCCATGAAGATCAGTGGTACAG ACCCTCCGAGTTCACTGGTGAAAGAACTGAGTGAAGAATTTGAAACCGAAGCCTCCAAGTCCATTTACCCCACAGAGCTTGCTCTGCCCCAGCAAACACTTTTATCTTCTGAACTGGACCTGCCTTTGGATTCTCAGTTATCCCTTGAGGACCAGTTGCTGCCATGGAGCCAGATTGAACTCCCCTCCAAACAGGTGTTTACCAAGGAGGAGGCTAAGCAATCCACAGAACTCATAATTGCCAGCCAGAACTCAGACAAGCCCTCAAGAGATCCCGAGACTCCCCAGTCTTCAG GTTCTAAGCTCAATAGACGGAAAGCAAATAGCAAGGTACTAGGAAGATCTCCTCTCACCATCCTGCAGGACGACAACTCCCCTGGGGCCTTGACATTGCGACAG GGTAAGCGGCCTTCTCCGCTTAGTGAAAATGGTAAGGACCTAAAGGAAGGAGTCATTCTTGGAACTGGAAGACTTCTGAaaactggaggaggaggaggaggaggagcatggGAGCAAAGCCAGGACCATGACAAGGAAAATCAGCATTTTGCTTTGATGGAGAGCTAG
- the Cdca3 gene encoding cell division cycle-associated protein 3 isoform X2, with amino-acid sequence MGSTQSISGTPARPLPHNKHLARVADPRSPSAGIQRTPIQVESSPQPSLSTEELSCPKQAQDPDPRSPTLGIARTPMKISGTDPPSSLVKELSEEFETEASKSIYPTELALPQQTLLSSELDLPLDSQLSLEDQLLPWSQIELPSKQVFTKEEAKQSTELIIASQNSDKPSRDPETPQSSGSKLNRRKANSKVLGRSPLTILQDDNSPGALTLRQMHLDFRKNEAFRIDEMQS; translated from the exons ATGGGTTCTACTCAGAGCATCTCAGGCACTCCAGCGCGGCCTCTGCCACACAACAAGCATCTGGCCCGAGTGGCAGACCCTCGTTCACCTAGTGCGGGCATCCAGCGCACTCCTATTCAG GTGGAGAGCTCTCCACAGCCAAGCCTGTCAACAGAAGAGCTGAGTTGTCCTAAACAAGCTCAAGACCCAGATCCTCGCTCTCCTACCCTTGGCATTGCTCGGACACCCATGAAGATCAGTGGTACAG ACCCTCCGAGTTCACTGGTGAAAGAACTGAGTGAAGAATTTGAAACCGAAGCCTCCAAGTCCATTTACCCCACAGAGCTTGCTCTGCCCCAGCAAACACTTTTATCTTCTGAACTGGACCTGCCTTTGGATTCTCAGTTATCCCTTGAGGACCAGTTGCTGCCATGGAGCCAGATTGAACTCCCCTCCAAACAGGTGTTTACCAAGGAGGAGGCTAAGCAATCCACAGAACTCATAATTGCCAGCCAGAACTCAGACAAGCCCTCAAGAGATCCCGAGACTCCCCAGTCTTCAG GTTCTAAGCTCAATAGACGGAAAGCAAATAGCAAGGTACTAGGAAGATCTCCTCTCACCATCCTGCAGGACGACAACTCCCCTGGGGCCTTGACATTGCGACAG ATGCATCTCGACTTTAGAAAAAATGAAGCATTTAGAATTGATGAAATGCAGTCTTAG